The proteins below come from a single Triticum aestivum cultivar Chinese Spring chromosome 5D, IWGSC CS RefSeq v2.1, whole genome shotgun sequence genomic window:
- the LOC123124704 gene encoding uncharacterized protein produces the protein MANKGARRGRRRRSNGKPKRAPRREPIPPGPTGVHHIPDHLLELVLLRVGSSLALLRAAFTCKRWRRIVAAAAFLARFRSLHAAHVPGHHHVVDPSFKEPPPDGNSNHVYVPDPSTADAIDRRRLALDFLPEGDRSLPWELGDSRGSLLLLYRRNIVWHRITYRTWYSELHFSDMVVCDPLTRTYQTILCSDEAGSRLFLGVFLLDGVAVDESGGGFITMSNFRVLAVGYESHDFEDGRGTPRASVFSSGSEGGWQIAAENDVSIPEYALISFIGRARSSLYWRMERESVVLALDETTLEFSLVEFPCTVMGMPEESSAFRVIGGHDGALRVVRVMVNNDLTVFVQLQGSGEWVAEKVVSLPEATCGQPGREETYFQRPGKIVSASTRYILVTPQEETWIVSVDLETLEVERAHERNRYAGAAYPFELPWPPALQACRAADRRRSRRIYVPPTFAYELVNCICNAPTCSGTS, from the coding sequence ATGGCGAACAAGGGGGCGCgtcgcggccgccgccggcgcaGCAACGGCAAGCCCAAGAGAGCGCCGAGGCGCGAGCCGATCCCGCCAGGGCCAACGGGCGTGCACCACATCCCCGACCACCTCCTCGAGCTCGTCCTCCTGCGCGTAGGctcctccctcgccctcctccgcgCCGCCTTCACCTGCAAGCGCTGGCGCCGCATCGTCGCGGCCGCCGCCTTCCTCGCCCGGTTCCGCTCCCTCCACGCGGCCCACGTGCCAGGCCACCACCACGTCGTCGACCCCAGCTTCAAGGAGCCGCCGCCCGACGGGAACAGCAACCATGTCTACGTGCCGGACCCCTCGACGGCCGATGCCATCGAcagacgccgcctcgccctcgatTTCCTCCCGGAGGGCGACCGCTCGTTGCCTTGGGAGCTCGGGGACAGCCGCGGGAGCCTCCTGCTGCTCTACCGGAGGAATATCGTCTGGCACAGGATAACCTACAGAACGTGGTACTCGGAGCTCCACTTCTCCGACATGGTCGTCTGCGACCCGCTCACGCGGACGTACCAGACGATCCTCTGCTCGGACGAGGCTGGCTCCCGCCTGTTCCTCGGCGTGTTCCTGCTCGACGGCGTCGCCGTGGACGAGTCTGGTGGCGGCTTCATCACCATGTCGAACTTTCGGGTGCTCGCCGTGGGCTACGAAAGCCATGATTTCGAGGATGGCCGCGGCACACCCCGTGCCTCCGTGTTCTCCTCCGGCAGTGAAGGCGGCTGGCAGATCGCGGCCGAGAACGACGTGTCCATTCCAGAGTATGCCTTAATCAGTTTCATAGGGCGCGCGCGTTCTTCACTCTACTGGAGGATGGAGCGTGAGAGCGTCGTGCTGGCCCTCGACGAGACCACCCTCGAGTTCTCGCTCGTCGAGTTCCCGTGTACGGTCATGGGCATGCCGGAGGAATCTTCAGCCTTCCGTGTCATTGGCGGCCACGATGGCGCGCTGCGCGTTGTCCGCGTGATGGTCAACAATGACCTCACGGTCTTCGTGCAGCTCCAGGGCAGCGGCGAGTGGGTGGCCGAGAAGGTCGTAAGCCTGCCGGAGGCGACCTGCGGGCAGCCGGGGCGCGAGGAGACGTACTTCCAGCGACCTGGCAAGATCGTATCCGCGAGTACGAGGTACATCCTCGTGACACCACAGGAGGAGACATGGATTGTCTCTGTCGATCTCGAGacgctggaggtggagcgggcgcATGAGAGGAACAGGTACGCCGGTGCGGCGTACCCGTTCGAGCTGCCATGGCCACCGGCCTTGCAGGCCTGCCGTGCGGCCGATCGCCGGCGCAGCAGGAGGATATATGTGCCGCCGACGTTCGCCTACGAATTAGTTAACTGTATTTGTAACGCACCAACGTGCTCGGGCACGTCATAG